From the genome of Acidihalobacter aeolianus:
GAACAATTCCTGTTTGCGCGCCGACGGCAACGGCAATAGCTCACTCAGCCGAGCACCGACCCAGCCCGCGTCGTCATAAGCCGTCGCCAAACTGCTGTAGGGCCCACCGAGCTGTTCGAGCATGCGCTGCAGCAAATCCTGCAGTCGCGCGTAGTTCCCAGGGATCGGTTGGGTCGGTTCGGCGATATCCAGCAGCTCAACCTCACCGATCAGCAACCCGTTCGCTGCCACGGCGTAATCAATGATCCGCAGGCGCTGTTCGCCTTGGGCCACGATGCCAAGCAGACCGTCATCGCGCTGGTTCCAGTCGGCAATTCGCGCCAGGGTGCCCAGACGATGGATATTCGGGGCAGGCCCCACTTCCTGGCCGGATTCGATCGCGCATATGGCGAACCCAGTGTCGCTGCGCAGGCAGTCCCGCACCATATCCAAATAGCGCGTTTCGAAGATGCGTAGAGGGAGCAGCCCGCCGGGAAACAGAACGCTGTGCAAGGGGAACAGGGGCAGACGCACGGTCACGCGTCCGCGTCAGGCTCGCCCCAGGGCGGCAGCAGGGTTTGCGGTATTTCCAGATGGTCGAGAATCCGCGCCACCATGAAATCGACCAGATCCTCGACCCGAGTCGGTCGATGGTAAAAACCTGGGTTGGCCGGCATCATCACCGCACCCATGCGGGTCAGACGCAGCATGTTTTCAAGGTGAATTTCCGACAG
Proteins encoded in this window:
- a CDS encoding LON peptidase substrate-binding domain-containing protein — its product is MRLPLFPLHSVLFPGGLLPLRIFETRYLDMVRDCLRSDTGFAICAIESGQEVGPAPNIHRLGTLARIADWNQRDDGLLGIVAQGEQRLRIIDYAVAANGLLIGEVELLDIAEPTQPIPGNYARLQDLLQRMLEQLGGPYSSLATAYDDAGWVGARLSELLPLPSARKQELFEMDDPLRRLDELLAFLSRA